A stretch of the Vulcanisaeta souniana JCM 11219 genome encodes the following:
- a CDS encoding aldehyde ferredoxin oxidoreductase family protein, protein MTVFRILRIDLSREQFTEEIIKEDLLKRFLGGRGLGAYMALKEIPRGIDPLSPSNRLYIFSGPLSGIATISSSRVNVTTRSPLTGVYTHANAGGNFSYWLRKSGYDGLIIEGKAEEPVYLVIKDGEAMLKPAKHIWGKWTGASTKIILEENGFPPDETKAGVAVIGPAGENLVKFAGIRMSDYERFAGRGGVGAVMGSKLLKGILVWGTRDLSKELIDKARFMKVNTDIVKRIATHDTTKVLHKYGTNVLMNIVQSIGALPHYNFGGTGKLKDVTPVSEEYIKDHYPTETHGCYNCPIACTQMPTVKSGPFKFTVTEKYVKQEYENTWALGPNIGLTDPEADMKFQKLANELGLDTITLGNTLSMAVELAKNGKLNLDIDWGDAGSLEYLIHKIAYRDGIGDDLAEGDYRLAVKYGMPQLFTGSRGQGLPAYDPRALKGFALAYYTANRGGDHLEAYTPTWEIFGVPEKVDPFCETQECIEKQARIVKWNQEIFAVVDSTVFCKFENLMPNIDTEKDFADLYNAAFGWDLTSQDVLTIGERIFNVERLHWVREGKWVKDELPPRMREPIPDGPAKGHTASKMFDEGIKTYYKLRGWIDGKPTKDALKRLGLEEFDYLL, encoded by the coding sequence ATGACAGTTTTCAGGATACTGAGGATTGACCTATCAAGGGAGCAATTCACCGAGGAGATCATTAAGGAGGATCTACTAAAGAGATTCCTTGGTGGCAGGGGATTAGGGGCATACATGGCTCTCAAGGAAATACCAAGGGGCATCGACCCACTAAGCCCAAGTAATAGGCTATACATATTCTCAGGGCCACTGAGTGGCATAGCCACAATTTCCTCAAGCAGGGTAAACGTAACCACCAGGTCACCATTAACCGGCGTCTACACCCATGCAAATGCCGGCGGTAACTTCTCATATTGGCTCAGGAAATCAGGATATGATGGCTTAATAATTGAGGGTAAGGCCGAGGAACCAGTATACCTAGTCATTAAGGATGGAGAAGCAATGCTAAAGCCCGCCAAGCACATCTGGGGCAAGTGGACAGGGGCATCTACTAAGATAATACTTGAGGAGAATGGGTTTCCACCAGACGAGACTAAGGCAGGCGTTGCAGTGATAGGACCGGCAGGTGAAAACCTAGTTAAGTTCGCGGGCATTAGGATGAGTGATTACGAGAGGTTCGCGGGAAGGGGCGGCGTTGGCGCCGTAATGGGTAGTAAATTACTCAAGGGCATATTGGTCTGGGGAACAAGGGACTTAAGCAAGGAACTCATTGATAAAGCTAGGTTCATGAAGGTTAATACCGATATCGTTAAGAGGATAGCTACCCATGATACGACCAAGGTACTTCATAAGTATGGCACAAACGTGCTAATGAACATCGTGCAATCAATAGGTGCCCTACCACATTACAACTTTGGTGGTACTGGGAAGCTTAAGGACGTAACTCCGGTTAGCGAGGAGTATATAAAGGATCACTACCCAACGGAGACCCACGGTTGCTACAACTGCCCAATAGCTTGTACGCAGATGCCCACGGTTAAGTCAGGGCCATTCAAGTTCACTGTTACGGAGAAGTACGTCAAGCAGGAGTATGAGAATACCTGGGCTCTCGGTCCTAATATCGGCTTAACTGACCCAGAGGCAGATATGAAGTTTCAGAAGCTGGCCAATGAGCTTGGCCTTGACACAATAACCCTAGGGAATACCCTTTCAATGGCCGTGGAGTTAGCCAAAAACGGCAAACTGAACCTAGACATTGACTGGGGTGATGCAGGTTCCCTCGAGTACTTAATACACAAGATTGCCTACAGGGATGGCATAGGTGATGATTTAGCCGAGGGCGATTACAGGCTTGCAGTTAAGTATGGTATGCCACAATTATTCACTGGTTCAAGGGGGCAGGGATTACCTGCCTACGACCCAAGGGCACTCAAGGGGTTCGCATTGGCCTACTACACGGCCAATAGGGGTGGTGACCACCTGGAGGCCTACACGCCAACATGGGAAATATTCGGTGTTCCCGAAAAGGTTGATCCGTTCTGCGAGACACAGGAATGCATTGAGAAACAAGCCAGGATTGTTAAGTGGAACCAAGAGATATTCGCCGTAGTCGACTCAACGGTATTCTGCAAATTCGAGAACCTAATGCCCAACATAGACACCGAGAAGGACTTCGCGGACCTATACAACGCAGCCTTCGGATGGGACCTAACATCGCAGGACGTACTCACGATTGGCGAGAGGATATTCAATGTGGAGAGGCTTCACTGGGTTAGGGAGGGTAAATGGGTTAAGGATGAGTTACCGCCTAGGATGAGGGAACCAATACCAGATGGTCCAGCCAAGGGCCACACTGCATCTAAGATGTTTGATGAGGGTATAAAGACGTATTACAAGTTAAGGGGTTGGATTGATGGTAAGCCAACCAAGGATGCACTAAAGAGACTTGGCCTTGAGGAATTTGACTACCTACTCTGA
- a CDS encoding U6 snRNA-associated Sm-like protein LSm6 translates to MERPQQPMKTLQKLVGKHVTVRLKNNKVLRGVLVNYDDCMNLIIDEGEELDQKGENVVVKYGRLVIRGTQVLYITSEETMG, encoded by the coding sequence ATGGAGAGACCCCAACAACCAATGAAAACGTTGCAGAAACTCGTTGGTAAGCACGTAACTGTCAGACTAAAGAATAATAAGGTGTTGAGGGGAGTCCTTGTTAATTACGATGACTGTATGAACTTAATAATTGATGAGGGTGAGGAGCTTGATCAGAAGGGTGAGAACGTGGTTGTTAAATACGGCAGATTAGTAATTAGGGGTACCCAGGTATTATATATAACCTCTGAAGAGACGATGGGGTGA
- a CDS encoding 50S ribosomal protein L18e, translating to MPPNPTGPTNMELRMLVRFLRRAANEYKAGIWDYVADLLEKPTRRRVEVNVSKINRFANDGDVVVVPGKVLGYGVLNKKVTIAAWSFSRGALDAIKKAGAEAITIPDLVRKNSRGSNVKIII from the coding sequence ATGCCGCCAAACCCCACAGGTCCTACGAACATGGAGCTTCGTATGCTGGTAAGATTCCTTAGACGTGCGGCTAATGAGTATAAGGCAGGCATTTGGGATTACGTGGCCGACCTCCTTGAGAAGCCCACTAGGCGTAGGGTTGAGGTTAATGTCAGCAAGATAAATAGGTTTGCTAATGATGGTGATGTGGTCGTCGTACCAGGCAAGGTGCTTGGTTACGGCGTATTGAACAAGAAGGTAACAATTGCTGCATGGTCGTTCTCCAGGGGCGCCCTTGACGCCATTAAGAAGGCTGGTGCCGAGGCAATAACAATACCTGACCTGGTCAGGAAAAATAGCAGGGGTAGTAATGTTAAGATTATTATCTAG
- a CDS encoding DNA-directed RNA polymerase subunit N, with the protein MIVPIRCWTCGRPLGHLWEPFRRRVLSGENPEKVLNDLGVTRYCCRRTLLSHIELIDRVLEYSGIESE; encoded by the coding sequence ATGATTGTACCCATTAGGTGTTGGACTTGCGGAAGGCCGCTTGGTCATCTTTGGGAGCCATTTAGGCGGAGGGTTCTTAGTGGTGAGAACCCTGAGAAGGTGCTTAATGATCTAGGTGTCACGCGTTATTGTTGCAGGAGGACTTTATTGTCGCATATTGAGTTGATTGATAGGGTTCTTGAGTATTCAGGTATTGAGAGCGAATAG
- a CDS encoding 50S ribosomal protein L13: MCSKVIMVDRNPPQLNEVVVDAANHVVGRLASIVAKWALEGRRVVIVNAEKAVVTGDFNMVLNWYKTRISEWLTHYNPEKVGPKIPRKPDRILRRVIRGMLPRKETRGKQAYKRIRVFMGVPPQYINVDKVIIRGALLSIKPGAKYATLEELWSHIEPKQYEAWRKAREAWETKMAKLKKAEGEGKGGSA; encoded by the coding sequence ATGTGTAGTAAGGTGATAATGGTAGACAGGAATCCTCCTCAGTTGAATGAGGTTGTTGTTGATGCCGCGAATCACGTTGTTGGTAGGCTCGCGTCAATAGTGGCCAAGTGGGCGCTTGAGGGTAGGAGGGTGGTCATTGTTAATGCCGAGAAGGCGGTGGTTACTGGGGACTTCAACATGGTGCTTAATTGGTATAAGACGAGGATAAGCGAGTGGTTAACGCACTATAACCCTGAGAAGGTTGGTCCTAAGATACCCAGGAAACCCGATAGAATATTAAGGAGGGTCATCAGAGGAATGCTGCCCAGGAAGGAGACCAGGGGCAAACAAGCCTACAAGAGGATTAGGGTCTTCATGGGTGTTCCTCCACAGTACATTAACGTGGACAAGGTCATTATAAGAGGCGCATTACTATCCATCAAGCCCGGTGCCAAGTATGCAACACTTGAGGAGCTTTGGAGCCACATAGAGCCCAAGCAGTATGAGGCTTGGAGAAAGGCGAGGGAGGCTTGGGAGACTAAAATGGCGAAGCTTAAAAAGGCTGAGGGTGAGGGTAAGGGTGGTAGCGCATGA
- a CDS encoding 30S ribosomal protein S9, translating to MSEQGSVSSALPRSVPNVTVQEVAGARVVIAVGKKKTAIAKAIVRPGIGRVRVNGVPVEIWPIEMARIRMMEPLLLAGKELMGKVDIDVTVRGGGFMGQATAVRIAIARGLVEYFQNPKLLELYMVYDSSMIKGDPRRTEPKKPGLKHARSKKQKAYR from the coding sequence ATGAGTGAGCAGGGAAGTGTGTCTTCGGCATTACCCAGGTCTGTGCCCAATGTGACCGTCCAGGAGGTAGCTGGAGCTAGGGTAGTGATTGCTGTTGGTAAGAAGAAGACGGCTATTGCCAAGGCAATTGTTAGGCCTGGTATTGGTAGGGTTAGGGTTAATGGTGTTCCCGTTGAGATTTGGCCCATTGAGATGGCCAGGATCAGGATGATGGAACCACTGTTACTCGCAGGTAAAGAGTTAATGGGCAAGGTGGATATTGATGTAACCGTTAGGGGCGGTGGCTTCATGGGGCAAGCCACGGCAGTTAGGATAGCAATTGCCAGAGGGCTTGTTGAGTATTTCCAGAATCCCAAGTTGCTTGAACTATACATGGTTTATGATTCATCGATGATTAAGGGAGATCCAAGGAGAACAGAACCAAAGAAGCCTGGACTTAAGCATGCCAGGAGCAAGAAGCAAAAGGCGTATAGATGA
- a CDS encoding methionine adenosyltransferase — protein MGMAKTITVNTIERAPVSGLNVELVERKGLGHPDYIADSASEVVSRALSSYYLEKYGVILHHNVDKVLIVGGQANPRFGGGDVIQPIYILVAGRVTTEVRTATGVEKVPIGTIIISSIKDWIRNNFRFLDADKHVVIDYRVGMGSTDLVGVYELGVKATKVPLANDTSIGVGFAPLTDTERLVLETERLLNSREFKAKLPEVGEDVKVMGLRIGKEVKLTIAAALISSLIKDKDHYLNVKDEIRNRVLDLATKISPSLNVNVTVNAADKPEHGIFYLTVTGTSAEHGDDGATGRGNRANGLITPMRPMTMEATAGKNPVSHIGKLYNVLANKIAERIYGEVKGLKEVYVYLLSQIGKPINEPLVANVDILTENGVVLSGEIRNEIEGIVNEELENITAITDLVVKNKVSLF, from the coding sequence ATGGGCATGGCGAAGACAATAACAGTAAACACGATAGAAAGGGCCCCAGTCTCAGGGTTAAATGTTGAGTTAGTGGAAAGGAAGGGCCTTGGACACCCGGACTATATTGCTGACTCTGCATCGGAGGTTGTAAGCAGGGCCTTGTCCAGCTATTACCTTGAGAAGTACGGCGTAATACTTCATCACAATGTTGATAAGGTTCTCATAGTTGGTGGTCAGGCCAATCCACGGTTTGGCGGCGGTGATGTAATTCAGCCAATATACATACTCGTTGCCGGTAGAGTAACTACTGAGGTTAGGACGGCTACTGGTGTTGAAAAGGTACCTATCGGTACAATAATAATATCATCAATTAAGGATTGGATAAGGAACAACTTTAGGTTCCTTGATGCTGATAAGCACGTGGTTATTGATTATAGGGTTGGCATGGGCTCGACTGACTTAGTGGGTGTTTATGAGCTTGGTGTTAAGGCTACAAAGGTCCCGTTGGCTAACGATACCTCAATCGGCGTAGGCTTTGCGCCTTTAACGGACACCGAGAGACTTGTGCTTGAGACGGAGAGGTTACTCAACTCCAGGGAGTTTAAGGCCAAGCTTCCTGAGGTTGGTGAGGATGTTAAGGTCATGGGACTTAGGATCGGTAAGGAGGTTAAGTTAACGATAGCCGCTGCATTAATATCATCGCTTATTAAGGATAAGGATCACTATCTCAATGTTAAGGATGAGATTAGGAATAGGGTTCTCGATCTAGCCACTAAGATATCGCCTAGTTTGAATGTTAATGTGACGGTGAATGCGGCAGACAAGCCAGAGCATGGGATATTCTACCTAACTGTTACCGGTACTTCTGCGGAGCATGGCGATGATGGAGCCACAGGACGTGGTAACAGGGCTAATGGCTTAATAACACCCATGAGGCCTATGACCATGGAGGCAACAGCGGGTAAGAACCCTGTTAGCCACATTGGTAAGCTCTATAATGTACTTGCCAACAAAATTGCTGAAAGGATCTATGGCGAGGTTAAGGGATTGAAGGAAGTCTACGTTTACCTACTAAGCCAAATCGGTAAACCAATAAACGAGCCCTTAGTGGCCAATGTGGACATATTGACTGAAAATGGCGTGGTACTTAGCGGTGAGATTAGGAATGAGATTGAGGGCATAGTTAATGAGGAACTTGAGAACATAACAGCAATAACGGACCTAGTGGTTAAGAACAAGGTGTCATTATTCTAA
- a CDS encoding RIO1 family regulatory kinase/ATPase translates to MSIKGIIYAYDQLEPLDLRVLRVIEIGHRKFEFVPLDVIADWSKRSEELVSRSLRKLNALGMVIRYRGNYTGYRLTFTGYDILALHTLAKRGIIERVSPTPIGVGKESDVYAGDAVGDGKVVLKFHRLGRTSFRQIRRFRVWIGNRRHITWLYESRLSAHTEYKALVLAYNAGINVPRPITVNRHTVVMSYINGAQLSEFENMEETEDTYWSIIEDVKRLFTEVGIVHGDLSEFNIMIDLDNGEPYIIDWPQWVPRNAPGALDMLRRDITNVTKYFMKRFRLDVDAGEVYNYVVGNVEVREEDIEEALEELLGSEGLNELMGSEKEEEFEDT, encoded by the coding sequence TTGAGTATTAAGGGTATTATTTATGCCTATGATCAACTGGAGCCTCTTGACCTAAGGGTACTTAGGGTCATTGAGATTGGTCATAGGAAGTTCGAGTTTGTTCCTCTTGATGTAATTGCTGATTGGAGCAAAAGGTCTGAGGAGTTGGTCAGTAGGTCTCTAAGGAAGCTCAATGCCCTTGGGATGGTGATTAGGTACAGGGGTAATTACACTGGTTATAGGCTAACCTTTACAGGCTATGACATACTTGCACTGCATACACTGGCTAAGAGAGGGATTATCGAGAGGGTTAGTCCAACACCCATTGGTGTTGGTAAGGAGTCTGACGTATATGCAGGTGATGCTGTCGGTGATGGTAAGGTCGTGCTTAAGTTCCATAGGCTTGGCAGGACGAGCTTTAGGCAGATTAGGAGGTTTAGGGTTTGGATTGGGAATAGGAGGCACATAACCTGGCTCTATGAATCCAGGCTCTCGGCACACACTGAGTATAAGGCCTTGGTCCTTGCATACAATGCCGGAATTAACGTGCCTAGGCCAATAACTGTTAATAGGCATACCGTAGTCATGTCTTATATAAACGGTGCACAGTTATCGGAGTTCGAAAACATGGAGGAAACCGAAGATACCTACTGGAGTATTATTGAAGACGTAAAGAGGCTGTTTACTGAGGTTGGTATTGTACATGGTGATCTCAGTGAGTTCAACATAATGATCGACTTGGATAATGGCGAACCTTACATCATTGATTGGCCTCAGTGGGTTCCTAGGAATGCACCTGGTGCCCTGGACATGTTACGTAGAGACATTACCAACGTGACTAAGTACTTCATGAAGAGGTTCAGACTTGATGTTGATGCTGGTGAGGTTTATAATTACGTGGTTGGCAACGTGGAGGTTAGGGAGGAGGATATTGAAGAGGCCCTTGAGGAATTGCTTGGTAGCGAGGGTTTAAATGAACTCATGGGTTCCGAGAAGGAAGAGGAGTTTGAGGATACGTAG
- a CDS encoding MFS transporter, translating to MFSSTPRQLTLRQSLLAAISTMLVWGLEYYDIILFASLAPILEAYFFPSKIAIIGAIETWGAFATTYFVRPVGAIIFGWIGDVRGRRLATILDAALVGLATLLIGLLPTYGTAGVLAPILLYLMRTLQGIGLGGEAGGGATWALELTPRNTRPYINGVMYSGLSWAVFLTSFVTLSVKSAMPQTFSVYGWRILFITGAVPALIALVIRLWGSESPEWIEQVKSKGVAKVPLGVVLSRYWVPFIALILINLGLTIYYYGGSGYWAYVMPKLVAPKLQVSINRAYTWALVLGMYGGIGAVIGEVLSGFLVRSVGIRGSFIVPSMLLLVTSPFIVYLAFTLNPLSKYTSLLMGILFGLTAAPQTLYFASIFPTEVRWSAVAFGWNLNASIGPLTTMAVILLLELAPSNPMVLAIYGSVIMIIGALLVVLGSLIRTREY from the coding sequence GTGTTTAGTAGCACGCCGAGGCAATTAACCCTTAGGCAAAGCCTACTTGCTGCCATCAGTACAATGCTTGTCTGGGGCCTCGAGTACTACGACATAATACTCTTCGCATCGCTAGCACCAATACTGGAGGCGTACTTCTTTCCATCAAAAATCGCCATAATAGGCGCAATAGAGACCTGGGGTGCCTTTGCAACTACGTATTTCGTCAGGCCCGTGGGTGCGATAATATTTGGGTGGATTGGTGATGTACGTGGTAGAAGGTTAGCCACAATATTAGACGCGGCACTCGTTGGATTGGCAACACTTCTCATAGGATTGTTACCAACGTACGGTACCGCCGGAGTGTTAGCACCAATTCTATTGTACTTAATGAGGACCCTCCAGGGCATTGGGCTTGGTGGTGAGGCCGGTGGTGGTGCAACCTGGGCCCTTGAACTAACGCCTAGGAATACCAGGCCCTACATAAATGGTGTCATGTACTCGGGGCTTTCCTGGGCCGTGTTCCTAACGTCATTCGTGACCCTAAGTGTAAAGTCAGCAATGCCGCAAACCTTTAGTGTCTATGGCTGGAGAATACTCTTCATAACCGGAGCTGTACCGGCCTTGATAGCACTGGTAATTAGGCTTTGGGGTTCGGAATCGCCTGAGTGGATTGAGCAAGTTAAATCTAAGGGTGTTGCTAAGGTACCGCTTGGCGTTGTTTTATCTCGCTATTGGGTGCCTTTCATAGCGTTGATACTGATTAACTTGGGATTAACGATTTATTACTACGGTGGATCAGGCTATTGGGCTTACGTAATGCCGAAGTTAGTCGCGCCAAAACTCCAGGTATCAATTAATAGGGCATATACATGGGCCCTAGTGCTCGGTATGTATGGCGGTATTGGTGCAGTAATCGGTGAAGTGCTCAGCGGATTCCTAGTGAGGTCAGTGGGCATTAGGGGTTCCTTCATTGTGCCATCAATGCTCCTACTGGTGACAAGTCCGTTCATTGTATACCTGGCATTTACATTGAACCCGTTGTCAAAGTACACGAGCTTATTAATGGGTATTCTATTTGGCCTAACCGCTGCACCACAGACTTTGTACTTCGCGTCAATATTCCCAACAGAGGTTAGGTGGAGTGCCGTGGCCTTTGGATGGAACTTAAACGCATCAATAGGTCCATTAACCACAATGGCTGTGATACTACTCCTAGAACTAGCGCCAAGTAATCCCATGGTGCTTGCAATATATGGCTCAGTAATAATGATCATTGGCGCATTATTAGTGGTTTTAGGATCACTAATAAGAACTAGGGAGTATTAG
- a CDS encoding DUF460 domain-containing protein: MLIEELSSGPIIGIDINGRRFSYAILTNGEVTDRGIIDPQDLIKIVKKVRPKAIAIDNIGEIMELSPAVIKRLGRLPFNVHLIQVTKVSPESDETMESLVNKYFGLNVVKLDPDNTAEFLARLCAMGIGSIVKVYEPETKIIVKAVISTTPGGMSRNRFERNIAHRIRYLAKEIKERLEGNGIDYDMFIASESEGLRSVVFIVYADRSIVRSVVKPRRSMDVKVIVESVPTDAIKFVGLAESEGIENINAARDRKLIVGIDPGIVTGVAVLDLSGNVLALHSGKNLSRRHVLRIVYQYGTPVLIAVDTAKPSDYAKKLAAMVGAAIYYPDKDLSIAEKSEIAIKVSQEQGVNVKDPHMRDALAAAYKSFMQLRPKLDRVEEEIRRAYVRAADDAKALVIKGMSIKQAIDEVSRRIDVQPQQEIRIMRQERCECECDKLRDEYEGVIRTLNAEIERLNKLYNEERERVEELINNYDLEVRRDQVIKSLYARIGILEGDIEKSRLRIKELEDNMNELISGFLEYLKGNRYVLIRFSENLDLDLVARMRNSVLVMTIGELMNIGIENIISTGINLVVLIDVNDRNTLRPIWKRGLRVIPLNMVYKGQLSTIAFIDGLIINRTTEVLSKELLNAVDEDHLRKIINEYRRLRSGALE; the protein is encoded by the coding sequence ATGCTTATTGAGGAATTGAGCTCGGGACCCATAATTGGGATTGACATAAACGGCAGGAGATTCTCATATGCAATACTTACTAACGGTGAGGTAACCGATAGGGGAATCATTGACCCACAGGATTTAATTAAGATCGTTAAGAAGGTGAGACCGAAGGCCATAGCCATTGATAACATTGGTGAAATAATGGAACTGAGCCCTGCTGTAATTAAGAGACTGGGCAGGTTACCATTTAATGTCCACTTAATTCAGGTAACTAAGGTTAGTCCGGAGTCTGATGAAACCATGGAGTCCCTTGTTAATAAGTATTTTGGGTTGAACGTGGTTAAGCTTGATCCTGATAACACGGCGGAATTCCTGGCAAGGCTCTGCGCAATGGGCATTGGCTCCATTGTTAAGGTTTATGAGCCTGAAACAAAGATCATAGTCAAGGCAGTAATATCAACAACACCTGGCGGTATGAGCAGGAATAGGTTCGAGAGAAACATTGCACATAGGATTAGGTACTTGGCTAAGGAGATCAAGGAGAGACTTGAAGGTAATGGTATTGACTACGACATGTTCATAGCCTCAGAGAGCGAGGGCTTAAGATCCGTGGTATTTATTGTATATGCAGATAGAAGCATTGTTAGATCCGTTGTTAAGCCCCGTAGAAGTATGGATGTTAAGGTAATCGTGGAGTCGGTACCTACCGATGCCATAAAGTTCGTTGGCTTAGCCGAGAGCGAGGGCATAGAGAACATTAATGCCGCTAGAGATCGGAAACTGATCGTTGGTATAGACCCTGGTATTGTGACCGGCGTTGCCGTGCTTGACCTAAGCGGGAATGTGTTGGCTCTTCATAGTGGTAAGAACCTTAGCAGGAGGCACGTACTTAGGATTGTTTATCAATACGGTACGCCTGTCCTAATTGCAGTGGACACGGCCAAGCCCTCTGATTATGCCAAGAAGCTCGCAGCCATGGTTGGTGCTGCAATTTATTACCCAGATAAGGACCTAAGTATTGCGGAGAAGAGCGAAATAGCCATTAAGGTATCCCAGGAGCAGGGGGTTAATGTTAAGGATCCACATATGAGGGATGCATTGGCCGCTGCATATAAATCATTCATGCAATTGAGACCTAAGCTAGATAGAGTTGAGGAGGAAATTAGAAGAGCCTACGTGAGGGCTGCTGATGATGCAAAGGCGCTCGTAATAAAGGGTATGTCGATAAAGCAGGCGATTGATGAGGTTAGTAGGAGGATTGATGTTCAACCTCAACAGGAGATTAGGATAATGAGGCAAGAAAGGTGTGAGTGCGAGTGCGATAAGTTGCGCGATGAATATGAGGGGGTAATAAGGACTTTAAACGCCGAAATTGAGAGACTTAATAAGTTATATAACGAGGAGAGGGAGAGGGTTGAGGAACTGATTAATAATTATGATCTTGAGGTCAGGAGGGACCAAGTGATCAAGTCGTTATATGCCAGGATTGGTATTCTTGAGGGTGATATTGAGAAGAGTAGGCTTAGGATCAAGGAGCTTGAGGATAACATGAATGAGCTCATTAGTGGCTTCCTGGAGTACCTTAAGGGCAATAGGTATGTATTAATACGATTTTCCGAGAATCTGGACCTGGATTTGGTGGCTCGAATGCGTAATTCCGTACTTGTGATGACCATTGGCGAGTTAATGAACATAGGTATTGAAAACATAATAAGTACTGGTATTAACCTCGTGGTTTTAATAGACGTTAACGATAGGAACACATTGAGACCGATATGGAAGAGGGGATTAAGGGTTATTCCGTTGAACATGGTGTATAAGGGCCAGTTAAGTACCATTGCGTTCATCGATGGCTTAATCATTAACAGGACAACTGAGGTGCTTAGCAAGGAACTTCTCAATGCCGTTGATGAGGATCATTTAAGAAAAATAATTAATGAATACAGGCGTTTAAGGAGCGGCGCATTAGAATAA
- a CDS encoding protein-tyrosine phosphatase family protein: MVKFPYWVVEGALAGSSMPYDEDTVAMWHKMGIRAIVVLVEEWEFAMEGWEFHDYINTLRRLGMDYLHIPTRDGYAPTEETLYSISTWIDRNIMNGKPVLVHCHAGIGRSPTVIAAYLMYRRGLNANDAIEVVSRYNDEVSITNEQYLALVAFEHYLRSIRNSGTNTP, translated from the coding sequence ATGGTTAAGTTCCCCTATTGGGTTGTGGAGGGCGCATTGGCTGGTTCATCAATGCCATATGATGAGGATACCGTAGCTATGTGGCATAAGATGGGTATAAGGGCTATTGTAGTACTCGTTGAGGAGTGGGAATTCGCAATGGAAGGGTGGGAATTTCACGATTACATAAACACACTAAGGAGACTTGGCATGGATTACCTTCATATACCCACAAGAGACGGCTACGCCCCAACCGAGGAAACCCTTTACAGTATATCCACTTGGATTGACAGGAACATAATGAACGGTAAACCAGTACTTGTTCACTGTCATGCAGGTATTGGCAGGTCGCCCACGGTAATAGCGGCATACCTAATGTATAGGAGGGGGTTGAACGCCAATGATGCCATTGAGGTCGTTAGTAGGTATAATGATGAGGTTTCGATAACTAATGAACAATACCTAGCCCTTGTGGCCTTTGAACATTATTTAAGGAGTATTAGGAATAGTGGCACTAATACTCCCTAG
- a CDS encoding DNA-directed RNA polymerase subunit D: MVLVRVIEKSDLYLKAIVDGITPPLINALRRVLISDVPVLAIDDVIILDNTSVLYDEVLAHRLSMIPIRTDLRKLPKIEECEQELVDPSLCQVRFELNVEAKEPTVVYSRDLKSDDPSARPVYEDMPIVKLVPGQKVVLEAYARLGRARNSVKWQAGLAAYYYYPRVNVVDKATDKCRVCMDVCNGALEIKDDGSIVINDVLKCTFNKWKACEQICPALRVGWDENKYVFWAESFGNIPIEDMVREGFRILKGKFQEFVSELELELSRGQAPSGGLPTEEEETTQATGEELGTTEEGFIEE, translated from the coding sequence GTGGTTTTGGTAAGAGTTATTGAGAAGTCGGACCTATACCTTAAGGCTATTGTGGACGGCATCACACCGCCCCTCATTAATGCACTGCGCAGGGTACTTATTTCTGACGTTCCTGTACTTGCCATAGATGACGTCATAATCCTGGACAATACCTCCGTCCTTTACGATGAAGTTCTAGCCCATAGGCTCTCCATGATACCAATAAGGACAGACCTAAGGAAACTACCGAAGATTGAGGAATGCGAGCAGGAACTCGTTGATCCAAGCCTGTGCCAGGTCAGGTTTGAACTTAATGTGGAGGCTAAGGAACCAACGGTTGTTTATAGCAGGGACCTGAAGTCTGATGATCCCAGCGCCAGGCCTGTTTATGAGGATATGCCCATTGTCAAGTTAGTACCCGGTCAAAAGGTTGTTCTTGAGGCTTATGCCAGGCTTGGTAGAGCCAGGAACAGTGTTAAGTGGCAGGCTGGCTTGGCGGCTTATTACTATTACCCAAGGGTGAATGTTGTTGATAAAGCTACTGATAAATGCCGCGTATGTATGGATGTGTGCAATGGCGCACTTGAGATCAAAGACGATGGATCAATAGTTATTAACGACGTACTCAAGTGCACCTTCAATAAGTGGAAGGCCTGTGAACAAATATGCCCAGCGCTGAGGGTTGGTTGGGATGAGAATAAGTACGTGTTTTGGGCAGAGAGTTTCGGCAACATACCAATTGAGGACATGGTCAGGGAAGGCTTCAGGATACTTAAGGGTAAGTTCCAGGAGTTTGTGAGCGAGCTGGAGCTTGAGTTATCAAGAGGGCAAGCGCCCAGCGGTGGGTTACCCACTGAGGAAGAGGAGACCACCCAAGCAACGGGGGAGGAACTCGGTACCACTGAGGAGGGTTTCATCGAGGAGTAG